Proteins from a single region of Pyxidicoccus trucidator:
- a CDS encoding biopolymer transporter ExbD has translation MGMSAGGGRGGIKSDINVTPLVDVVLVLLIIFMVVTPMMQRGQSVELPRAVQVEKDGKDDPLVLSVMPDRKLFVEAQAYPDDATFQTRLQAELRQTPGRRILLKADHSLSCGDVQRVLKLARSAGAERVSFGVETPDKS, from the coding sequence ATGGGAATGTCCGCCGGTGGTGGTCGGGGTGGAATCAAGAGCGACATCAACGTCACCCCGCTCGTCGATGTGGTGCTGGTCCTCCTCATCATCTTCATGGTCGTCACGCCGATGATGCAGCGGGGGCAGTCCGTTGAGCTGCCCCGGGCCGTCCAGGTGGAGAAGGACGGCAAGGATGACCCGCTGGTCCTCTCCGTGATGCCGGACCGCAAGCTGTTCGTGGAGGCCCAGGCGTACCCGGACGACGCGACCTTCCAGACCCGGCTCCAGGCCGAGCTGCGGCAGACGCCGGGGCGGCGCATCCTGCTCAAGGCGGACCATTCCCTCTCGTGCGGCGACGTGCAGCGGGTCCTCAAGCTCGCGCGCTCCGCTGGGGCGGAGCGGGTGTCCTTCGGCGTGGAGACGCCCGACAAGTCGTGA
- a CDS encoding NAD-dependent succinate-semialdehyde dehydrogenase: MAIATIDPTTGKTLRTFATHTAEELEAKLQLAADTFRTYRHTSFAERATWMRRAAELLEAEAPRYGRIMTEEMGKPLEAAKAEARKCATACRYYVSKAEGLLRDQPIEVGGDRAFVRYQPLGPVLAIMPWNFPFWQVVRFAAPALMAGNVGLLKHAHNVPQCALALEELFVQAGFPRGAFQALMIETSDVNRVIEDPRVKAVTLTGSEGAGRAVGAAAGKAIKKVVLELGGSDPFIVMPSADLDKAVETAVTARLINNGQSCIAAKRFIVADSIAADFERRFVERMKRVTVGDPMDPKTDLGPLATEGILKGLAAQVDESVKAGTRLLLGGKPLERPGNFYPATVLADPPPQAPAFHDELFGPVATLLRARDVDHAVELANATPFGLGASVWTKDEAEQRKFIDGIDSGMVFVNEMVASDPRLPFGGVKHSGHGRELADVGIREFVNMKTVRIATGTGPQQPPPPRNSVSE, translated from the coding sequence ATGGCCATCGCCACCATTGACCCGACGACGGGCAAGACGCTGCGCACCTTCGCCACGCACACCGCCGAGGAGCTGGAGGCGAAGCTCCAGCTCGCGGCGGACACGTTCCGCACCTACCGCCACACCTCCTTCGCCGAGCGCGCCACCTGGATGCGGCGCGCCGCGGAGTTGCTGGAGGCGGAGGCCCCCCGCTACGGCCGCATCATGACGGAGGAGATGGGCAAGCCGCTGGAGGCCGCCAAGGCCGAGGCCCGCAAGTGCGCCACCGCCTGCCGCTACTACGTCTCCAAGGCGGAGGGGCTCCTGAGGGACCAGCCGATTGAAGTCGGCGGGGACAGGGCCTTCGTGCGCTACCAGCCGCTGGGCCCCGTGCTGGCCATCATGCCGTGGAACTTCCCTTTCTGGCAGGTGGTGCGCTTCGCCGCCCCGGCGCTGATGGCGGGCAACGTAGGGCTGCTCAAGCACGCGCACAACGTGCCCCAGTGCGCGCTGGCGCTGGAGGAGCTGTTCGTCCAGGCGGGCTTCCCGCGCGGCGCGTTCCAGGCGCTGATGATTGAGACCTCGGACGTGAATCGCGTCATCGAGGACCCGAGGGTGAAGGCGGTGACGCTGACCGGCAGCGAGGGCGCGGGCCGGGCGGTGGGCGCCGCGGCGGGCAAGGCCATCAAGAAGGTGGTGCTGGAGCTGGGCGGGAGCGACCCGTTCATCGTCATGCCGAGCGCGGACCTGGACAAGGCGGTGGAGACGGCGGTGACGGCGCGGCTCATCAACAACGGCCAGTCCTGCATCGCCGCCAAGCGCTTCATCGTCGCGGACAGCATCGCCGCGGACTTCGAGCGCCGCTTCGTGGAACGCATGAAGCGCGTCACCGTGGGCGACCCCATGGACCCGAAGACGGACCTGGGGCCGCTGGCCACCGAGGGCATCCTCAAGGGCCTGGCCGCGCAGGTGGACGAGAGCGTCAAGGCCGGCACGCGCCTGCTGCTGGGCGGCAAGCCGCTGGAGCGCCCGGGGAACTTCTACCCCGCCACCGTGCTGGCGGACCCGCCGCCCCAGGCGCCCGCCTTCCATGACGAGCTGTTCGGCCCGGTGGCCACGCTGCTGCGCGCGCGCGACGTGGACCATGCGGTGGAGCTGGCCAACGCGACGCCCTTCGGCCTGGGCGCCAGCGTGTGGACGAAGGACGAGGCGGAGCAGCGGAAGTTCATCGACGGCATCGACTCCGGCATGGTGTTCGTCAACGAGATGGTGGCGTCGGACCCGAGGCTGCCCTTCGGCGGCGTGAAGCACTCGGGCCACGGGCGCGAGCTGGCCGACGTGGGCATCCGCGAGTTCGTGAACATGAAGACGGTGCGCATCGCGACCGGCACGGGCCCGCAGCAGCCGCCTCCGCCCCGGAACTCCGTCAGCGAGTAG
- a CDS encoding sigma-54-dependent transcriptional regulator — translation MEEKGDTRGLGPDVIRVLRGEQSRAAFARLLGVTPLTVYRWELPEEAPQARRPRGRVAQALRRLLEGGASPTSPPSLQRQELRPEESAQLAPILARLKRAEWRAAEEELLALLASGVLRTPAARAQAAVGMAHVHRWGRGDSRSAFASLLPHLDEAASGVLPETLELQIHALAANLYASPDGKLFDMGKADAHVARAEALLASHDNPEMRCYLRIAELAGAFYLGEAERVARCAGRLAAVLPEVTDPVLRLVAEEACAHEATIRGESAQATRRFREVVEGSARLGYAFLEARGLAFLAQRRLEEACEPEEALRLVRRAREAAYSGRMARSFAFIFAARAEAEALLRLTRFAEAEAVLDEADAVVVELSWTPIHLVVPRVLLGLVTRRHAELRRYAGRLAAYDGPIQRELTGAYALFAEAMADFAEGHVARAAEHFAAASARVMELGGWPFLRRECLVYETGARAFAGQLTEGRVMLRRSRVFLERMPSAVHSAVLNRFEGMLLAMEGRPREAREQMEASLGTFRLAGDVCMALFTRHLLALVAGLEGDPAAEELLAASEAEMRRAGMAIPQDFTRALPRPLPAPTVPARPSKLGAEALVVPFERLSVRGMGAPLIQRELLGVLEGLFPGCAPRLEELDSQGRATLLAGPASVPATDEVEFGDGCGRRLRLGVTGPLPADGRALLTALSRLGGFALEVAMLRGFAEVEPPTALGDTESVRDMELPGFIAASPSMKRLRAELARLSASRATVIVTGESGSGKELVARAIHTLSTRAQRPYVAFNCAAVPRELFEGQLFGHRRGAYTGATTDHPGVIRAAHGGTLFLDEIGELPLEVQPKLLRFLENGEVFPLGEIRPVEVDVRVVAATHRDLGQLVREGRFREDLYYRLQVVPVRVPPLRERREDVVALARHFVRQLTPEGEEPPQLGPDALAALVAHPWPGNVRELRNVIERSMAYGQLPAVLGAEQMRIAG, via the coding sequence ATGGAGGAGAAGGGGGATACCCGCGGGTTGGGCCCCGACGTCATCCGCGTGCTGCGCGGAGAGCAGAGCCGGGCCGCCTTTGCCCGCCTGCTGGGCGTCACCCCTCTCACCGTCTACCGCTGGGAGCTGCCGGAAGAGGCCCCGCAGGCACGCCGCCCGCGCGGCCGGGTGGCCCAGGCGCTCCGCCGGCTCCTCGAGGGTGGTGCCTCCCCCACGTCTCCCCCCTCCCTCCAGCGCCAGGAGCTCCGGCCCGAGGAGTCCGCCCAGTTGGCGCCCATCCTCGCCCGCCTGAAGCGCGCGGAGTGGCGGGCGGCGGAGGAGGAGCTGCTGGCCCTGCTCGCCTCGGGCGTGCTGCGGACACCGGCCGCCCGCGCCCAGGCCGCGGTCGGCATGGCCCACGTCCACCGCTGGGGACGCGGAGACTCCCGGAGCGCCTTCGCCTCTTTGCTGCCCCACCTGGACGAGGCCGCCTCGGGCGTGCTGCCGGAGACGCTGGAGCTCCAGATTCACGCCCTGGCGGCCAACCTCTACGCGTCACCGGACGGCAAGCTGTTCGACATGGGCAAGGCCGACGCGCATGTGGCGCGCGCGGAGGCGCTGCTGGCCTCGCACGACAACCCCGAGATGCGCTGCTACCTGCGCATCGCGGAGCTGGCCGGCGCCTTCTACCTGGGCGAGGCGGAGCGGGTGGCGCGCTGTGCCGGCCGGCTGGCGGCGGTGCTGCCGGAGGTGACGGACCCGGTGCTGCGCCTGGTGGCGGAAGAGGCGTGCGCGCACGAGGCCACCATCCGCGGCGAGTCCGCGCAGGCCACGCGCCGCTTCCGCGAGGTGGTCGAGGGCTCGGCCCGGCTGGGCTATGCCTTCCTGGAGGCCCGCGGCCTCGCCTTCCTCGCGCAGCGCCGCCTGGAGGAAGCCTGTGAGCCGGAGGAGGCGCTCCGGCTCGTGCGCCGCGCGCGCGAGGCCGCGTATAGCGGGCGCATGGCGCGCAGCTTCGCCTTCATCTTCGCCGCGCGCGCGGAGGCCGAGGCCCTGCTGCGCCTGACGCGCTTCGCGGAAGCCGAGGCCGTGCTGGACGAGGCGGACGCGGTGGTGGTGGAGCTGAGCTGGACGCCCATCCACCTGGTGGTGCCGCGCGTGCTGCTGGGGCTCGTCACCCGGCGCCACGCGGAGCTGCGCCGGTACGCCGGGCGGCTGGCCGCCTATGACGGCCCCATCCAGCGCGAGCTCACCGGCGCCTACGCCCTCTTCGCGGAAGCCATGGCGGACTTCGCCGAGGGCCACGTCGCGCGCGCCGCCGAGCACTTCGCCGCCGCGAGCGCGCGGGTGATGGAGCTGGGCGGCTGGCCCTTCCTGCGCCGCGAGTGCCTCGTCTACGAGACGGGCGCGCGCGCCTTCGCGGGCCAGCTCACCGAGGGACGGGTGATGCTGCGGCGCTCGCGCGTCTTCCTGGAGCGCATGCCGTCCGCCGTGCACTCCGCGGTGCTGAACCGCTTCGAGGGCATGCTCCTGGCGATGGAGGGCCGCCCGCGCGAGGCCCGCGAGCAGATGGAGGCGTCGCTGGGCACCTTCCGCCTCGCGGGCGACGTGTGCATGGCCCTCTTCACGCGCCACCTGCTGGCCCTGGTGGCGGGACTGGAGGGAGACCCCGCCGCCGAGGAGCTGCTCGCCGCCAGCGAGGCGGAGATGCGCCGCGCGGGCATGGCCATTCCCCAGGACTTCACCCGTGCCCTGCCGCGCCCGCTCCCGGCGCCCACCGTGCCCGCTCGCCCGTCAAAGCTGGGCGCGGAGGCGCTGGTGGTGCCCTTCGAGCGACTGTCCGTGCGCGGCATGGGCGCGCCCCTCATCCAGCGCGAGCTGCTGGGCGTACTGGAAGGCCTCTTCCCCGGCTGCGCGCCCCGGCTGGAGGAGCTGGACTCCCAGGGCCGGGCCACGCTGCTCGCCGGCCCCGCCTCGGTGCCCGCCACGGACGAGGTGGAGTTCGGAGACGGGTGTGGACGGCGGCTGCGCCTGGGCGTGACGGGCCCGCTGCCGGCGGACGGCCGCGCGCTGCTCACCGCGCTGTCCCGCCTGGGAGGCTTCGCGCTGGAGGTCGCCATGCTGCGCGGCTTCGCGGAGGTGGAGCCCCCCACCGCCCTGGGCGACACGGAGTCCGTGCGAGACATGGAGCTGCCGGGCTTCATCGCCGCGTCGCCCTCCATGAAGCGGCTGCGCGCGGAGCTGGCGCGCCTGTCCGCCAGCCGCGCCACCGTCATCGTCACCGGTGAGTCCGGCTCCGGCAAGGAGCTGGTGGCCCGGGCCATCCACACGCTGTCCACGCGCGCGCAGCGCCCCTACGTGGCCTTCAACTGCGCCGCCGTACCGAGGGAGCTCTTCGAGGGCCAGCTCTTCGGCCACCGGCGCGGCGCCTACACCGGCGCGACGACGGACCACCCCGGCGTCATCCGCGCGGCGCACGGCGGCACCCTCTTCCTCGACGAGATTGGCGAGCTTCCCCTGGAGGTGCAGCCCAAGTTGCTGCGCTTCCTGGAGAATGGCGAGGTGTTCCCGCTGGGGGAAATCCGCCCGGTGGAGGTGGACGTGCGGGTGGTGGCGGCCACGCACAGAGACCTCGGCCAGCTGGTGCGCGAGGGCCGCTTCCGCGAGGACCTCTACTACCGGCTTCAAGTCGTACCGGTGCGGGTGCCCCCGCTGCGCGAGCGGCGCGAGGACGTGGTGGCGCTGGCGCGGCACTTCGTACGGCAGCTCACGCCGGAGGGAGAGGAGCCGCCACAGCTCGGCCCGGACGCGCTGGCGGCGCTCGTGGCACACCCGTGGCCCGGCAACGTGCGCGAGCTGCGCAACGTGATTGAGCGCTCCATGGCGTACGGTCAGCTGCCCGCCGTGCTGGGAGCCGAGCAGATGCGCATCGCGGGCTGA
- a CDS encoding COX15/CtaA family protein, giving the protein MTHAASSRRFQVFSLGVLAYTLGVILWGAFVRATGSGAGCGDHWPVCNGEVVPRAPTVATLIEYTHRLTSGLAMVLALALCVWAVRTHVKGHPARRAAVWALVFMVTEALVGAGIVLLKYVADNASVGRAVWMGVHLVNTFLLVGAQSLVVWFSRGRASLTLRGQGLVGVLLGTSVAGLLLLGVSGAVAALGDTLFPSQSLAHGLEQDLSETAHAFIRLRVLHPVLAVGIGALVVLVSRWVARLRPSAEARRASTALIIIYAAQLCAGLVNLVLLAPVWMQLVHLLLADFVWMALVQLCAAGLSSDAPKAVAEAQVAPGVEPA; this is encoded by the coding sequence ATGACCCACGCTGCCTCGTCCCGTCGGTTCCAGGTCTTCAGCCTGGGCGTGCTCGCCTACACGTTGGGCGTGATTCTGTGGGGTGCCTTCGTCCGGGCCACCGGCTCGGGCGCGGGGTGTGGAGACCACTGGCCGGTGTGCAACGGCGAGGTGGTGCCGCGCGCGCCCACGGTGGCGACACTCATCGAGTACACGCACCGGCTGACGAGCGGGCTGGCGATGGTGCTCGCGCTGGCGCTGTGCGTGTGGGCGGTGCGTACACACGTGAAGGGGCACCCGGCGCGGCGCGCGGCGGTGTGGGCGCTGGTCTTCATGGTGACGGAGGCGCTGGTGGGCGCGGGCATCGTCCTCCTGAAGTACGTGGCGGACAACGCGTCGGTGGGCCGGGCGGTGTGGATGGGCGTGCACCTGGTGAACACGTTCCTCCTGGTGGGCGCGCAGTCGCTGGTGGTGTGGTTCTCGCGCGGGCGCGCGTCGCTGACGCTGCGGGGGCAGGGGCTGGTGGGCGTGCTGCTGGGCACGAGCGTGGCGGGGCTGCTGCTGCTGGGCGTGAGCGGCGCGGTGGCGGCGCTGGGTGACACGCTGTTCCCGTCGCAGAGCCTGGCGCACGGGCTGGAGCAGGACCTGTCCGAGACGGCGCACGCGTTCATCCGGCTGCGGGTGCTGCACCCGGTGCTGGCGGTGGGGATTGGCGCGCTGGTGGTGCTGGTGTCGCGGTGGGTGGCGCGGCTGCGGCCCTCGGCGGAGGCGCGGCGGGCGTCGACGGCCCTTATCATTATATATGCGGCACAGCTGTGCGCCGGCCTCGTCAACCTGGTGCTGCTGGCGCCGGTGTGGATGCAGCTGGTGCACCTGCTGCTGGCGGACTTCGTGTGGATGGCGCTGGTGCAGCTGTGCGCGGCGGGGCTCTCCTCGGATGCGCCGAAGGCCGTGGCCGAGGCTCAGGTTGCTCCGGGCGTCGAGCCGGCGTGA
- a CDS encoding glycine betaine ABC transporter substrate-binding protein, producing the protein MRASCVSSLLLSLLLAACGGGAPSSGDGVPTVRVGSKKFTESVILGDLVTQLARSTGARAEHRRELGGTTVLWEALRRGELDLYPEYTGTLRQELLSGRNLPDDASLREALAAEGLRMSAPLGFNNTYALGMKEAEAERLGIRRISDLLAHPELRFGFSNEFMDRADGWPALRDRYRLPQKDLRGLDHDLAYRGLESGALQVTDLYSTDAEIAAYGLRVLEDDLRHFPAYDAVLLYRADLESRAPDALAAALRLEGRLSEAEMVKLNARARLERVPEARVAADFLASALGITAEVRGESLSARVWRRTREHLFLVVVSLLAAIALAVPLGVLAARRPRLGQGVLGLAGIIQTVPSLALLVVMIPLLGIGSRPAIAALFLYSLLPIVRNTAAGLAGIPLELRESAEALGLPSRARLWRIDLPMAAPSILAGIQTAAVINVGTATLGALVGAGGYGQPILTGIRLDDVGLILEGAVPAAALALLASGLFEAVERAVVPKGLRLRAESESR; encoded by the coding sequence GTGAGGGCTTCGTGCGTTTCGAGCCTGCTGCTCTCGTTGCTGCTCGCCGCGTGTGGCGGTGGCGCTCCTTCCTCCGGTGACGGCGTGCCCACCGTGCGCGTGGGCTCCAAGAAGTTCACCGAGTCCGTCATCCTCGGGGACCTGGTGACGCAGCTCGCGCGGAGCACGGGCGCGCGCGCGGAGCACCGGCGCGAGCTGGGCGGCACCACCGTGCTCTGGGAGGCACTCCGCCGGGGCGAGCTGGACCTGTATCCCGAGTACACCGGAACGCTGCGGCAGGAGCTGCTGTCCGGGCGCAACCTGCCGGACGACGCGTCCCTGCGAGAGGCGCTCGCGGCCGAGGGCCTGCGCATGAGCGCGCCGCTGGGTTTCAACAACACCTATGCGCTGGGCATGAAGGAGGCCGAGGCCGAGCGCCTGGGAATCCGCCGCATCTCCGACCTGCTCGCGCACCCCGAGCTGCGCTTCGGCTTCAGCAATGAGTTCATGGACCGCGCCGACGGCTGGCCCGCCCTGAGAGACCGCTACCGGTTGCCCCAGAAAGACCTACGCGGGCTGGACCACGACCTGGCCTACCGTGGACTCGAGAGCGGCGCGCTCCAGGTGACGGACCTGTACTCCACCGACGCGGAGATTGCCGCGTACGGGCTGCGCGTGCTGGAGGACGACCTGCGCCACTTCCCCGCGTACGACGCCGTGCTGCTCTACCGCGCGGACCTGGAGTCGCGCGCGCCGGATGCACTGGCGGCGGCGCTCCGGCTGGAGGGGCGCCTGTCGGAGGCGGAGATGGTGAAGCTCAACGCCCGTGCGCGCCTGGAGCGGGTGCCCGAGGCGCGCGTGGCCGCCGACTTCCTCGCGAGCGCGCTCGGCATCACCGCCGAGGTGCGCGGCGAGAGCCTGTCCGCGCGCGTCTGGCGCCGCACGCGTGAGCACCTGTTCCTCGTCGTGGTGTCGCTGCTGGCGGCCATCGCCCTCGCCGTGCCGCTGGGCGTGCTGGCCGCGCGCCGGCCGCGACTGGGGCAGGGCGTGCTGGGGCTGGCCGGCATCATCCAGACGGTGCCCTCGCTGGCGCTGCTGGTGGTGATGATTCCGCTGCTGGGCATCGGCTCGCGGCCGGCCATCGCCGCGCTGTTCCTCTACAGCCTGCTGCCCATCGTCCGGAACACGGCGGCGGGGCTCGCGGGCATTCCCCTGGAGCTTCGCGAGTCCGCCGAGGCGCTCGGCCTGCCGTCCCGCGCGAGGCTGTGGCGCATCGACCTGCCCATGGCCGCGCCGTCCATCCTCGCCGGCATCCAGACGGCCGCCGTCATCAACGTGGGCACCGCCACGCTGGGCGCGCTGGTGGGAGCAGGCGGCTACGGCCAGCCCATCCTCACCGGCATCCGGTTGGACGACGTGGGGCTCATCCTGGAGGGCGCCGTACCCGCCGCCGCGCTGGCGCTGCTCGCCAGCGGTCTCTTCGAAGCGGTGGAGCGCGCCGTGGTGCCCAAGGGGCTCCGCCTGCGCGCGGAGTCGGAGTCGCGCTGA
- a CDS encoding ATP-binding cassette domain-containing protein — MYELQDVSKRYGSTQALHPLSLRLPTGRTTVLLGPSGCGKSTLVRLLNGLLHPDTGRVLFDGQPLPGGGDALLAVRHRVGYALQGGGLFPHLTGEENVTLMARHLRWAGTRTRERLDALVELTRFPAEALARYPAQLSGGQRQRVALMRALMLDPDVLLLDEPLGALDPLVRHELQADLRAIFARLRKTVVLVTHDLAEAGFLGDDILLMRDGRVVQQGGLADLEARPADPFVTRFIQAQRPLPGGGAAA; from the coding sequence GTGTACGAGCTGCAAGATGTCTCCAAGCGCTACGGCTCCACACAGGCACTGCACCCGCTGAGCCTGCGCCTGCCCACGGGGCGCACCACGGTGCTGCTCGGCCCCAGTGGCTGTGGCAAGTCCACGCTGGTGCGGCTGCTCAACGGGCTGCTGCATCCGGACACCGGCCGCGTGCTGTTCGACGGCCAGCCGCTGCCCGGTGGCGGAGACGCGCTGCTCGCCGTGCGCCACCGCGTGGGCTACGCGCTCCAGGGCGGTGGCCTGTTCCCGCACCTCACCGGCGAGGAGAACGTCACCCTCATGGCCCGACACCTGCGCTGGGCGGGGACGCGCACCCGCGAGCGGCTGGACGCGCTGGTGGAGCTGACGCGCTTCCCGGCGGAGGCCCTGGCGCGCTATCCCGCGCAGCTCTCGGGAGGCCAGCGGCAGCGGGTGGCGCTGATGCGCGCGCTCATGCTCGACCCGGACGTGCTGTTGCTGGACGAGCCGCTGGGCGCGCTGGACCCACTGGTGCGCCATGAGCTGCAAGCCGACCTGCGCGCCATCTTCGCGCGCCTGCGAAAGACGGTGGTGCTGGTGACGCATGACCTGGCGGAGGCGGGGTTCCTCGGAGACGACATCCTCCTCATGCGCGACGGGCGCGTGGTGCAGCAGGGCGGCCTCGCGGACCTCGAAGCGCGCCCCGCGGACCCGTTCGTCACCCGCTTCATCCAGGCCCAGCGGCCCCTCCCCGGCGGAGGCGCGGCGGCGTGA
- a CDS encoding methyltransferase yields MTTPTVHPAQQIVDLGFGFILSGALSAATELGVADHLVQGPRSAASLAEAVGADAQSLYRVLRLLASVGVFSEDDSGRFALTPAAEYLRKDVPGSLRSAVLMLTQRIFWAPTGELVETVRTGKNPFDRIFGKPFFDFLASDATQGAVFHRGMSSLSDMENGPIAGSYDFTPLKRVVDVGGGHGGFLLEVLKAAPQVHGVLFDHRHVLAEARIAQAGFSDRCELAEGDFFESVPAGADAYVLKRILHDWSDEVCVRILRNCREAMAKEGRVLVVDTVIPRGNAPHGGKVLDVMMMASLPGRERTEEEFGKLFAQAGLRLTRVVHTPAALSITEAVAA; encoded by the coding sequence ATGACCACCCCCACCGTCCATCCCGCGCAGCAGATTGTCGACCTGGGCTTCGGCTTCATCCTCTCCGGTGCGCTGTCGGCCGCGACGGAATTGGGGGTGGCCGACCACCTGGTGCAGGGCCCTCGAAGCGCGGCCTCGCTCGCGGAGGCGGTCGGCGCCGATGCCCAGTCGCTGTACCGCGTGCTCCGGCTGCTCGCGAGCGTGGGTGTGTTCTCGGAGGATGACTCCGGCCGCTTCGCGCTGACTCCGGCCGCCGAGTACCTCCGCAAGGACGTGCCCGGCTCGCTGCGCAGCGCGGTGCTGATGCTCACGCAGCGCATCTTCTGGGCGCCCACCGGGGAGCTCGTGGAGACGGTGCGCACGGGGAAGAACCCGTTCGACCGCATCTTCGGCAAGCCCTTCTTCGACTTCCTCGCGAGCGACGCCACGCAGGGCGCCGTCTTCCACCGCGGCATGTCCAGCCTCTCGGACATGGAGAACGGGCCCATCGCCGGGAGCTATGACTTCACGCCGCTGAAGCGCGTGGTGGACGTGGGCGGCGGGCACGGCGGCTTCCTCCTGGAGGTGCTCAAGGCCGCGCCCCAGGTGCACGGCGTGTTGTTCGACCACCGCCACGTCCTCGCCGAGGCTCGCATTGCACAGGCCGGCTTCTCGGACCGCTGCGAGCTGGCGGAGGGAGACTTCTTCGAGTCGGTGCCCGCTGGCGCGGATGCGTACGTCCTCAAGCGCATCCTCCACGACTGGAGCGACGAGGTCTGCGTCCGCATCCTCCGCAACTGCCGCGAGGCCATGGCGAAGGAAGGGCGCGTCCTGGTGGTGGACACCGTGATTCCCCGGGGCAACGCGCCTCACGGCGGCAAGGTGCTGGATGTGATGATGATGGCGTCGCTGCCCGGGCGTGAGCGCACGGAGGAGGAGTTCGGCAAGCTGTTCGCCCAGGCCGGGCTGCGCCTCACGCGCGTGGTCCACACTCCGGCGGCGCTCAGCATCACCGAGGCCGTGGCGGCCTGA
- a CDS encoding LPS assembly lipoprotein LptE produces MPRSSWSLAAVSLTAVLFATGCTLSVAAGDPRPNIDLPESQASLALELDPSVRDVFQVPARSGVVPTNVEAWRTTLDRGFKNGFRSAFRTDGGKELVLQIVEAELELAPTAVNEVGGAAAAEAQVRYKARLVDAQGNVLRRSTGTVASKRSTSQPGEITLIAESAVESMYEKIAEDLFNNRGTASDSVP; encoded by the coding sequence ATGCCCCGCTCTTCGTGGTCCCTTGCCGCTGTGTCGCTCACGGCCGTGCTGTTCGCCACCGGCTGCACCCTCTCCGTCGCCGCGGGCGACCCGCGCCCGAACATCGACCTGCCCGAGAGCCAGGCCTCGCTGGCGCTGGAGCTGGACCCGAGCGTCCGCGACGTGTTCCAGGTCCCCGCCCGCAGTGGCGTCGTCCCGACCAACGTGGAGGCATGGCGGACCACGCTGGACCGGGGCTTCAAGAACGGCTTCCGCTCGGCGTTCCGGACCGACGGCGGGAAGGAGCTCGTGCTGCAGATTGTCGAGGCAGAGCTGGAGCTGGCTCCCACGGCGGTGAATGAAGTCGGTGGCGCGGCCGCCGCCGAGGCGCAGGTCCGCTACAAGGCCCGACTGGTGGACGCGCAGGGCAACGTGCTCCGGCGCTCCACCGGGACGGTGGCCTCCAAGCGCTCCACCTCGCAGCCGGGGGAGATTACCCTCATCGCCGAGAGCGCCGTGGAGAGCATGTACGAGAAGATTGCCGAGGACCTCTTCAACAACAGGGGCACGGCGTCAGACTCCGTGCCGTAG
- a CDS encoding DUF4142 domain-containing protein, translating to MAGMRRSRVGAMGLTATLVVGLLVGCVAHADESEKRERQIGEAAAEREEFVSELVLFNVKQIALGELALERSQDPQVQKFAKQLVTDHRKNLGDLRAWADKEALEIAAVDLSGSPGEQGVGGSGSAGVQEGYEERMVDVDDDLDEDIGDAQRDLREVREKQGKEFDQAFLSRVIDDQREGQELVGDGLDDYRADSDFGLLLNRTGNLIYRNEERGRSVKEALD from the coding sequence ATGGCTGGAATGCGTAGGAGCAGGGTTGGCGCGATGGGCCTCACGGCCACGCTGGTGGTGGGCCTGCTGGTGGGGTGTGTCGCGCACGCGGATGAGTCGGAGAAGCGGGAGCGTCAAATCGGCGAGGCGGCGGCGGAGCGGGAGGAGTTCGTCAGCGAGCTCGTCCTCTTCAACGTCAAGCAGATTGCCCTTGGAGAGCTGGCGCTGGAGCGCTCCCAGGACCCGCAGGTGCAGAAGTTCGCGAAGCAGTTGGTGACGGACCACCGCAAGAACCTGGGCGACCTGCGCGCGTGGGCGGACAAGGAGGCCCTGGAGATTGCCGCGGTGGACCTGTCCGGCTCGCCAGGGGAGCAGGGCGTTGGCGGCTCCGGAAGCGCGGGCGTCCAGGAGGGCTACGAAGAGCGGATGGTGGATGTGGACGACGACCTGGACGAGGACATCGGCGATGCGCAGAGGGACCTGAGAGAGGTGCGGGAGAAGCAGGGCAAGGAGTTCGACCAGGCCTTCCTCTCGCGTGTCATCGATGACCAGAGGGAGGGGCAGGAGCTGGTGGGGGATGGGCTGGATGACTACCGGGCCGATTCCGACTTCGGGCTGTTGCTCAACCGCACGGGCAACCTCATCTACCGCAACGAGGAGCGTGGCAGGAGCGTGAAGGAGGCCCTCGACTGA